One Triplophysa dalaica isolate WHDGS20190420 chromosome 1, ASM1584641v1, whole genome shotgun sequence DNA segment encodes these proteins:
- the LOC130417544 gene encoding zona pellucida sperm-binding protein 4-like — protein sequence MGCQCMRDGQFVFVVARDVTLPHLSLDTKPVVQSEPLVKCAVADYEQIQCGQPGISGAECEAMNCCFNGQQCYYGMSVTVQCIRDGQFVLVVARDVTLPRLSLDTVRLLGGNEAPCGPVGFTPSFAIYQFPVTACGTSMIEENGYVVYENRMTSSYEVGIGPLGSITRDSSFELLFQCRYSATAVEALVVEVNTVPPPPPVAAPGPLRVELRLGNGQCVTKGCGEDEAYKSYYGEDEYPVTKVLQEPVYVEVRIFERTDPNLVLLLGRCWATSTPSPLSLPQWDLLDDGCPYQDDRYLTALVPVVGSSGLQFPTHYSRFVVKMFTFVDPASLGPLQETIYIHCSTAVCHPASGSCEQSCARKRRAVADKRHEETVVSSGEISFTM from the exons AAGCCAGTTGTACAGTCAGAACCTCTTGTCAAGTGCGCTGTAGCTGATTATGAGcagatccagtgtggacaacctGGTATCAGCGGTGCGGAATGTGAAGCTATGAACTGCTGCTTTAATGGACAGCAGTGTTATTATGGGATGTCAG TGACTGTCCAGTGCATAAGAGATGGTCAGTTTGTGTTAGTGGTGGCAAGAGATGTCACTCTACCTCGTCTGAGTCTGGACACTGTCCGTCTGCTGGGTGGAAATGAAGCACCATGTGGTCCTGTTGGTTTCACACCTTCCTTCGCTATATACCAGTTTCCAGTCACTGCCTGTGGCACCAGCATGATT GAGGAAAATGGTTATGTGGTGTATGAGAACCGAATGACTTCATCCTATGAAGTGGGGATTGGACCTCTTGGCTCCATCACAAGGGACAGTAGTTTTGA aCTTCTCTTCCAGTGTAGATATTCTGCCACTGCTGTGGAAGCTCTGGTTGTGGAGGTCAACACTGTTCCACCACCTCCACCTGTAGCTGCTCCTGGACCCCTCAGGGTGGAACTTAGACTGGGGAATGGCCAATGTGTCACTAAAGGTTGTGGAGAAG ATGAGGCGTATAAGTCCTACTATGGTGAAGATGAGTATCCAGTCACTAAAGTCCTGCAAGAGCCCGTCTATGTTGAGGTGCGTATCTTTGAGAGAACTGACCCCAATCTTGTCCTCCTGTTGGGGCGCTGTTGGGCGACATCAACCCCTAGTCCTCTCAGTCTTCCCCAGTGGGATCTTCTAGATGATGG ATGCCCTTACCAAGATGATCGTTACCTGACTGCACTGGTTCCTGTAGTTGGCTCATCTGGGCTTCAGTTCCCAACCCACTACAGTCGCTTTGTGGTGAAGATGTTCACGTTTGTGGATCCAGCGTCACTGGGCCCTCTGCAGGAGACC ATCTACATTCACTGTAGTACTGCGGTGTGCCACCCTGCTTCTGGATCCTGTGAACAGAGCTGTGCCAGGAAAA GGAGAGCGGTTGCTGACAAGAGGCATGAAGAAACTGTGGTTTCCAGTGGAGAGATTTCCTTCACGATGTAA
- the LOC130417551 gene encoding zona pellucida sperm-binding protein 4-like has product MAGNRSLLIQVLFLLLSSVCRAVPQRGIPAQRPQALGFQQTEQRFLPQHQTDQQFQKPVVQSEPLDKCTVADYEQIQCGQPGISGAECEAINCCFNGQQCYYGMSVTVQCIRDGQFVLVVARDVTLPRLSLDTVRLLGGNEAPCGPVGFTRSFAIYQFPVTACGTSMIEENGYVVYENRMTSSYEVGIGPLGSITRDSSFELLFQCRYSATAVEALVVEVNTVPPPPPVAAPGPLRVELRLGNGQCVTKGCAEDEAYTSYYDEDEYPVTKVLREPVYVEVRILERTDPNLVLLLGRCWATSTPSPLSLPQWDLLVDGCPYQDDRYLTALVPVVGSSGLQFPTHYNRFVVKMFTFVDPASLAPLQETIYIHCSTAVCHPASGSCERSCARKRRAVADKRHEETVVSSGEISFTM; this is encoded by the exons ATGGCTGGAAACAGAAGTTTACTGATTCAAGTACTTTTTCTTCTACTGAGCTCTGTTTGCAGAGCTGTTCCACAGAGAGGGATACCAGCTCAAAGACCACAAGCTCTTGGGTTCCAGCAAACTGAACAGAGATTTTTACCCCAACACCAAACTGATCAACAGTTTCAGAAGCCAGTTGTACAGTCAGAACCTCTTGACAAGTGCACTGTAGCTGATTATGAGcagatccagtgtggacaacctGGTATCAGCGGTGCAGAGTGTGAAGCTATAAACTGCTGCTTTAATGGACAGCAGTGTTATTATGGAATGTCAG TGACTGTCCAGTGCATAAGAGATGGTCAGTTTGTGTTAGTGGTGGCAAGAGATGTCACTCTACCTCGTCTGAGTCTGGACACGGTCCGTCTGCTGGGTGGAAATGAAGCACCTTGTGGTCCTGTTGGTTTCACACGTTCTTTCGCTATATACCAGTTTCCAGTCACTGCCTGTGGCACCAGCATGATT GAGGAAAATGGTTATGTGGTGTATGAGAACCGAATGACTTCATCCTATGAAGTGGGGATTGGACCTCTTGGCTCCATCACAAGGGACAGTAGTTTTGA aCTTCTCTTCCAGTGTAGATATTCTGCCACTGCTGTGGAAGCTCTGGTTGTGGAGGTCAACACTGTTCCACCACCTCCACCTGTAGCTGCTCCTGGACCCCTCAGGGTGGAACTTAGACTGGGGAATGGCCAATGTGTCACTAAAGGCTGTGCAGAAG ATGAGGCGTATACGTCATACTATGATGAAGATGAGTATCCAGTCACTAAAGTCCTGCGAGAGCCCGTCTATGTTGAGGTGCGTATCTTGGAGAGAACTGACCCCAATCTTGTCCTCCTGTTGGGGCGCTGTTGGGCGACATCAACCCCTAGTCCTCTCAGTCTTCCCCAGTGGGATCTTCTAGTTGATGG ATGCCCTTATCAGGATGATCGTTACCTGACTGCGCTGGTTCCTGTAGTTGGCTCGTCTGGTCTTCAGTTCCCAACCCACTACAATCGCTTTGTGGTGAAGATGTTCACGTTTGTGGATCCCGCGTCATTGGCCCCTCTGCAGGAGACC ATCTACATTCACTGTAGTACTGCGGTGTGCCACCCTGCTTCTGGATCCTGTGAACGGAGCTGTGCCAGGAAAA GGAGAGCGGTTGCTGACAAGAGGCATGAAGAAACTGTGGTTTCCAGTGGAGAGATTTCCTTCACGATGTAA